From Triticum urartu cultivar G1812 chromosome 2, Tu2.1, whole genome shotgun sequence, a single genomic window includes:
- the LOC125537874 gene encoding desmethyl-deoxy-podophyllotoxin synthase-like, whose amino-acid sequence MNVIDSTSNTLMCGGPHPRKSGGGGGGGEKIIDRQVIASSADAAREVMVARDVDFATRAISRMLRLSIPEGTEGIAFAPYGDKLRQIRKICTVELFSARRVQSFRTVREEEAGRLLLAVAAAATASASVNLSKRLSAYAADSSVRAIIGNRFKMILQRGIKLFAGMSLPDFYPSSRLAMLISRVPGQMKRYREERDAFMDAAVREHQENRAADDDKEGLLDVLLRIQREGHLQFPMSIDNIKSAVGDLFAGGSDTSATTLEWTMAELVKNPRVMGKAQDEVRRALAGQPKVIEDSLGGLNYMRLVIKEVLRLHPPAPLLLPRECMNDCRVLGFDVPKGTMVLVNAWAISRDPAHWDAAEEFIPERFERGEVDFKGADMEYTPFGAGRRMCPGMSFGLANVELALAGLLYHFDRELPGGAEAEELDMTEC is encoded by the exons ATGAATGTAATTGACTCAACTTCAAATACACTCAT GTGTGGGGGGCCCCACCCCCGAAaatcaggggggggggggggggggggcgagaaGATTATAGATAGGCAAGTTATCGCCTCCTCCGCGGACGCCGCGCGCGAGGTCATGGTGGCGCGCGATGTGGACTTCGCCACACGCGCCATCAGCCGCATGCTCCGCCTGTCTATCCCCGAAGGAACAGAGGGGATCGCCTTCGCGCCGTACGGCGACAAGTTGCGGCAGATCCGCAAGATCTGCACTGTCGAGCTGTTCAGCGCCCGGCGCGTCCAGTCCTTCCGGACCGTgcgagaggaggaggccggccgccTGCTCCTGGCGGTGGCAGCAGCGGCAACGGCGTCTGCCTCGGTGAACCTCAGCAAGCGGCTGTCGGCGTACGCCGCCGACTCATCGGTGCGCGCCATCATCGGGAACAGGTTCAAGATGATTCTACAGCGCGGGATCAAGCTGTTCGCCGGGATGAGCTTGCCGGACTTCTACCCGTCGTCCCGCCTCGCGATGCTCATCAGCCGGGTGCCGGGCCAGATGAAGCGGTACCGAGAAGAACGGGACGCGTTCATGGACGCCGCCGTCCGCGAGCACCAGGAGAACAGAGCGGCCGACGACGACAAGGAGGGCTTGCTCGACGTGCTCCTGAGGATCCAGCGGGAGGGCCACCTGCAGTTCCCCATGTCCATTGACAACATCAAGTCGGCCGTCGGG GACTTGTTCGCCGGGGGGAGCGACACGTCGGCAACGACCCTGGAATGGACCATGGCCGAGCTCGTGAAGAACCCCAGAGTGATGGGGAAGGCGCAAGACGAGGTCCGGCGAGCCCTCGCTGGACAACCCAAGGTAATAGAGGACTCCCTCGGCGGCCTGAACTACATGCGCCTGGTGATCAAGGAGGTGCTCCGGCTGCACCCTCCGGCCCCGCTGCTGCTGCCGCGCGAGTGCATGAACGACTGCCGGGTCCTGGGCTTCGACGTGCCCAAGGGGACCATGGTGCTCGTCAACGCCTGGGCAATCAGCAGGGACCCTGCCCACTGGGACGCCGCCGAGGAGTTCATACCGGAGAGGTTCGAGCGTGGCGAGGTCGACTTCAAGGGGGCGGACATGGAGTACACGCCGTTCGGGGCGGGCCGAAGGATGTGCCCTGGGATGTCTTTCGGCTTGGCCAACGTGGAGCTCGCGCTCGCGGGGCTGCTGTACCATTTCGACCGGGAGCTGCCCGGCGGGGCGGAGGCCGAGGAGCTCGACATGACGGAGTGTTAG